The Verrucomicrobiota bacterium region CACCTTGAACAACGCGTGAACGTGATTCGGCATCACCACCCACGCGCGCAGTTCATATCGCTCGCCGTGGAAGAACCGCACCGCGTCTTCAACGAGACTGGCTATCTCCGGCTTACGCAAGTGACATTCGCCACGCCCTCGGTCGAGATACGCCTCCAACTCGGCGCGACGCTGCTGGTCGTTCTCAATTTTCCAGAGATGCTCCCATTCGCCGCGAAGCGATTCGGGAAAAGAATCGGCCAATCGAAACGTGACGAATTGCGTGAGGCCCGGTTCATCGCGATGCGGCAGATAACCGCGCTCATTCCAGCCGCGAAATCCTTGCTTGAGATTCTCAATCTTTGGCGGCGATGACCAGCGCCGT contains the following coding sequences:
- a CDS encoding transposase, with protein sequence MSQPPKPRRPGPPHNPGVRDLVEGKRRWSSPPKIENLKQGFRGWNERGYLPHRDEPGLTQFVTFRLADSFPESLRGEWEHLWKIENDQQRRAELEAYLDRGRGECHLRKPEIASLVEDAVRFFHGERYELRAWVVMPNHVHALFKVDATPMAEILESWKKHTAQKANRLLKQRGEFWQADYWDTFMRDSEHELETRNYIESNPAKACLVLDPKTWSWSSARFRDAHGVLKI